Proteins from one Hydrogenophaga sp. SL48 genomic window:
- the rplQ gene encoding 50S ribosomal protein L17, with protein sequence MRHGHGLRKLNRTSEHRLAMLRNMMNSLLTHEVIKTTVPKAKELRRVVEPMITLAKVATVANRRLAFDRLRDRDVVVKLFNELGPRFAARPGGYTRILKMGYRVGDNAPMALVELVDRAEEAAPAADDAKA encoded by the coding sequence ATGCGTCACGGACACGGACTTCGCAAACTCAACCGCACGAGCGAGCACCGCCTCGCCATGCTGCGCAACATGATGAACTCGCTGCTCACGCACGAAGTCATCAAGACCACGGTGCCCAAGGCCAAAGAGCTGCGCCGTGTGGTCGAACCCATGATCACCCTGGCCAAAGTGGCCACCGTGGCCAACCGCCGCCTGGCATTTGACCGCCTGCGTGACCGCGATGTGGTCGTGAAGCTGTTCAACGAACTGGGCCCGCGCTTTGCCGCTCGTCCTGGTGGCTACACCCGCATTCTGAAGATGGGTTACCGCGTGGGCGACAACGCTCCGATGGCGCTCGTCGAACTGGTGGATCGCGCAGAAGAAGCTGCTCCGGCGGCAGATGACGCGAAAGCGTGA
- a CDS encoding DNA-directed RNA polymerase subunit alpha: MLNNLLKPKTINVEQLSTNRAKVTLEPFERGYGHTLGNALRRVLLSSMTGHAPTEVTIAGVVHEYSSIDGVQEDVVNMLLNLKGVVFKLHNRDEVTLSLRKDGEGLVTAADIQTPHDVEIVNPGHVIATLSAGAKLDMQIKVEKGRGYVPGSLRRNDDQSRSLGRIVLDASFSPIKRVSYTVESARVEQRTDLDKLVLEIETNGSIGPEEAVRASAKILVEQLAVFAQLEGVELSAFDAPAQRSSQQFDPILLRPVDELELTVRSANCLKAENIYYIGDLIQRTENELLKTPNLGRKSLNEIKEVLASRGLTLGMKLENWPPAGLDKH, translated from the coding sequence ATGTTGAACAATCTGCTCAAGCCCAAAACCATCAACGTCGAGCAACTCTCGACCAACCGCGCCAAGGTGACCCTGGAGCCTTTCGAGCGTGGCTATGGTCACACCCTGGGCAATGCCCTGCGTCGCGTGTTGCTCTCCTCCATGACCGGCCATGCGCCGACCGAGGTCACCATCGCTGGCGTGGTGCACGAGTACTCTTCCATTGACGGCGTCCAGGAAGACGTGGTCAACATGCTTCTGAACCTCAAGGGCGTGGTCTTCAAACTGCACAACCGCGATGAAGTCACCCTGAGCTTGCGTAAAGATGGCGAAGGCTTGGTCACTGCTGCCGACATCCAGACCCCGCACGACGTGGAAATTGTCAACCCGGGTCACGTGATCGCCACGTTGTCGGCCGGTGCCAAGCTGGATATGCAGATCAAGGTCGAAAAAGGCCGTGGTTACGTGCCGGGCAGCCTGCGTCGCAACGACGACCAGTCGCGCTCGCTGGGTCGCATCGTGCTCGACGCATCGTTCTCGCCGATCAAGCGCGTGAGCTACACCGTTGAGAGCGCTCGCGTCGAGCAGCGCACCGACCTGGACAAGCTCGTGCTGGAGATCGAGACCAACGGTTCCATTGGTCCTGAAGAAGCCGTGCGGGCATCAGCCAAGATTCTGGTGGAGCAACTCGCGGTGTTTGCACAACTCGAAGGTGTGGAGCTCTCCGCTTTCGACGCACCGGCCCAGCGCAGCTCGCAGCAGTTTGACCCGATCTTGCTGCGTCCGGTGGACGAGTTGGAACTTACGGTTCGTTCGGCCAACTGCCTCAAGGCCGAGAACATCTATTACATCGGTGACCTGATCCAGCGCACCGAGAACGAGCTGCTCAAGACCCCCAACCTGGGTCGAAAGTCGCTCAACGAAATCAAGGAAGTGCTCGCTTCTCGCGGTCTCACCTTGGGTATGAAGCTCGAAAACTGGCCGCCGGCCGGTCTCGACAAACACTGA
- the rpsD gene encoding 30S ribosomal protein S4, which translates to MARYLGPKAKLSRREGSDLLLKSARRSISDKAKFDSKPGQHGRTSGQRTSDFGLQLREKQKVKRTYGVLERQFRRYFAEADRRRGNTGANLLFLLEARLDNVVFRMGFASTRAEARQIVSHKAITVNGKSVNIPSYSVKAGDVIAVREKSKKQARVIEALELAKQIGFPAWVDVASDKAEGVFKKSPDRDEFGSDINESLIVELYSR; encoded by the coding sequence GTGGCACGTTACCTCGGCCCCAAGGCCAAACTTTCCCGCCGTGAAGGCTCCGACCTATTGCTCAAGAGCGCTCGCCGCTCCATCAGCGACAAGGCCAAGTTCGACTCCAAACCAGGTCAGCATGGCCGCACCTCGGGTCAGCGCACCTCCGATTTCGGCCTGCAGCTGCGCGAGAAGCAGAAGGTCAAGCGCACCTACGGCGTGCTGGAGCGCCAGTTCCGCCGCTACTTCGCCGAAGCCGATCGCCGTCGTGGCAACACCGGTGCCAACCTGCTGTTCCTGCTGGAAGCGCGTCTGGACAACGTCGTGTTCCGCATGGGCTTCGCCTCGACCCGCGCTGAAGCGCGTCAGATCGTGTCGCACAAGGCGATCACAGTCAACGGCAAGTCCGTGAACATTCCGTCCTACTCGGTCAAGGCAGGCGATGTGATCGCCGTGCGCGAGAAATCCAAGAAGCAGGCTCGTGTGATCGAAGCCCTGGAGCTGGCCAAACAGATTGGCTTCCCTGCTTGGGTGGACGTGGCCTCCGACAAGGCTGAGGGCGTGTTCAAGAAATCGCCCGACCGCGACGAGTTTGGTTCCGACATCAACGAATCGCTGATCGTCGAACTGTATTCCCGTTAA
- the rpsK gene encoding 30S ribosomal protein S11 → MAKSPSSAASARVRKKVRKNVADGIAHVHASFNNTIITITDRQGNALSWASSGGQGFKGSRKSTPFAAQVASEVAGRAAIEQGIKNLDVEIKGPGPGRESSVRALGALGIRINSIADVTPVPHNGCRPQKRRRI, encoded by the coding sequence ATGGCCAAGTCTCCCTCCAGCGCCGCATCCGCTCGCGTTCGCAAGAAGGTTCGCAAGAACGTTGCTGACGGCATCGCGCACGTGCACGCGTCGTTCAACAACACCATCATTACCATCACCGACCGCCAAGGCAATGCTTTGTCGTGGGCATCGTCGGGTGGTCAGGGCTTCAAGGGCTCGCGCAAGTCCACCCCGTTCGCTGCCCAGGTGGCCTCGGAAGTTGCTGGCCGTGCCGCCATTGAGCAGGGCATCAAGAATCTGGACGTCGAGATCAAGGGCCCCGGCCCAGGTCGCGAGTCCTCGGTGCGCGCTCTCGGCGCGCTGGGCATCCGCATCAACTCGATTGCTGACGTGACCCCGGTGCCTCACAACGGTTGCCGCCCTCAGAAGCGTCGCCGCATCTGA
- the rpsM gene encoding 30S ribosomal protein S13 — translation MARIAGINIPPHKHAEIGLTAIFGIGRTRARKICEACGIDYTKKIKDLNDAELEKVRDQVGVYTIEGDLRRETTMNIKRLMDIGCYRGFRHRRGLPVRGQRTKTNARTRKGPRKAAQSLKK, via the coding sequence ATGGCTCGTATTGCAGGCATCAACATTCCGCCGCACAAGCACGCCGAAATCGGCTTGACGGCAATTTTTGGCATCGGCCGTACACGCGCTCGCAAGATTTGCGAGGCTTGCGGTATCGACTACACCAAAAAGATCAAGGATCTGAACGACGCGGAACTGGAAAAAGTCCGTGATCAGGTCGGCGTGTACACGATCGAAGGCGATCTGCGCCGGGAAACCACGATGAACATCAAGCGTTTGATGGACATCGGTTGCTACCGTGGTTTCCGTCACCGCCGTGGTCTGCCGGTTCGCGGTCAGCGCACCAAGACCAACGCACGTACGCGCAAGGGTCCCCGCAAGGCCGCCCAGTCGCTGAAGAAATAA
- the rpmJ gene encoding 50S ribosomal protein L36 yields the protein MRVSASVKKMCRNCKIIKRKGVVRVICTDPRHKQRQG from the coding sequence ATGAGAGTTTCGGCGTCGGTCAAGAAAATGTGCCGCAACTGTAAGATCATCAAGCGCAAAGGCGTCGTGCGAGTCATTTGCACAGACCCGCGCCACAAACAGCGTCAAGGCTGA
- the secY gene encoding preprotein translocase subunit SecY — MATASPTLAKTGKFGDLRRRLVFLLLALVVYRIGAHIPVPGIDPAQLEQLFKGQAGGILSLFNMFSGGALSRFTVFALGIMPYISASIIMQLMTYVVPTFEQMKKEGEAGRRKITSYTRYGTLALAIFQATGIALALEGQAGLVIDPGMGFRLTAVVSLVAGTMFLMWLGEQITERGLGNGISILIFAGIAAGLPSAIGGLLELVRTGAMNILVSIFIIALVVLVTYFVVFVERGQRKILVNYARRQVGNKVYGGQSSHLPLKLNMAGVIPPIFASSIILLPTTVVSWVSTGDSTRWLRDIASALSPGQPIYVALYAAAIVFFCFFYTALVFNSRETADNLKKSGAFIPGIRPGDQTARYIDKILLRLTLAGAIYITAVCLLPEFLILKYNVPFYFGGTSLLIIVVVTMDFMAQVQNYMMSQQYESLLKKASFKN, encoded by the coding sequence GTGGCAACTGCCTCCCCTACCCTGGCCAAGACAGGCAAGTTCGGTGACCTGCGTCGCCGGCTTGTGTTCCTGCTGCTGGCGCTGGTGGTGTATCGCATCGGTGCGCACATTCCCGTGCCTGGCATCGACCCCGCGCAGCTCGAACAATTGTTCAAGGGCCAGGCGGGCGGCATCCTGAGCTTGTTCAACATGTTCTCCGGCGGCGCTCTCTCACGGTTCACCGTGTTCGCTCTGGGGATCATGCCTTACATCTCGGCCTCGATCATCATGCAGCTCATGACCTACGTGGTGCCCACGTTTGAGCAAATGAAGAAGGAGGGCGAAGCAGGTCGCCGCAAGATCACTTCGTACACCCGTTATGGCACCTTGGCATTGGCCATCTTTCAGGCGACGGGCATTGCCCTTGCGCTGGAAGGTCAAGCCGGTCTGGTGATTGACCCGGGGATGGGTTTCCGACTGACCGCTGTGGTCAGTCTGGTGGCTGGAACGATGTTCCTGATGTGGCTGGGTGAGCAGATCACCGAGCGTGGCTTGGGCAATGGCATTTCGATCCTGATCTTTGCGGGTATTGCTGCGGGTCTTCCCAGCGCCATCGGCGGGTTGTTGGAGTTGGTCCGCACCGGCGCCATGAACATCTTGGTGTCGATTTTCATCATCGCGTTGGTGGTCCTGGTGACCTACTTCGTGGTGTTTGTCGAGCGTGGTCAGCGCAAGATCTTGGTCAACTACGCTCGCCGTCAGGTGGGGAACAAGGTGTATGGCGGGCAATCGTCGCACCTGCCGCTCAAGCTGAACATGGCAGGTGTGATCCCACCGATTTTCGCGTCCAGCATCATCCTGCTGCCGACCACGGTGGTCAGCTGGGTGAGCACGGGTGATTCGACCCGTTGGTTGCGTGACATTGCTTCGGCCCTGTCGCCGGGCCAGCCGATCTACGTCGCTCTGTACGCTGCTGCCATTGTTTTCTTCTGTTTCTTCTATACAGCGCTGGTGTTCAACAGCCGTGAAACCGCGGACAACCTGAAGAAGAGCGGAGCCTTCATTCCCGGGATTCGTCCCGGTGACCAGACGGCGCGCTACATCGACAAGATTTTGCTGAGACTGACGCTGGCTGGTGCCATTTACATCACTGCAGTCTGTTTGTTGCCCGAGTTCCTGATTCTGAAATACAACGTGCCTTTCTACTTCGGTGGTACGTCGCTGTTGATCATTGTGGTGGTTACCATGGACTTCATGGCCCAAGTGCAGAACTACATGATGTCTCAGCAATACGAATCGTTGTTGAAGAAGGCCAGCTTTAAAAATTGA